The following proteins are encoded in a genomic region of Cryptomeria japonica chromosome 11, Sugi_1.0, whole genome shotgun sequence:
- the LOC131066039 gene encoding uncharacterized protein LOC131066039: MGGESEQEEDDLTFAPLLKRARRVRETLMQSYSEQEVQTFNKLRGFGTGIQKLPQEWKCYINYHKFARNVVAKKTKHASLHPSAWRVEFVAWTFVCSQWKHEVNCLIQDWYSFTDVIDKNGKTKLEPSLKEIVANYIKQRWRPEQSDSIKEKERKEQERWIKLYTALQNVQDVSMEGIQCFQELRFHCAARYLTLPLEYCKSPEFNRSRALAPMFSQLGVLD, from the exons ATGGGAGGCGAAAGTGAGCAAGAGGAAGATGATCTTACATTTGCACCTTTGTTGAAACGTGCAAGGCGTGTTAGAGAGACGCTGATGCAGAGTTACAGTGAACAAGAAGTTCAAACATTTAATAAATTGAGGGGTTTTGGGACAGGAATCcagaagcttccacaagaatggaAATGCTACATAAACTACCACAAATTTGCCAGGAATGTTGTAGCCAAAAAAACCAAGCATGCAAGCCTACACCCTTCAGCATGGCGAGTAGAATTTGTGGCTTGGACCTTTGTCTGTTCGCAATGGAAACACGAAGTGAATTGTCTCATTCAG GATTGGTACTCCTTCACCGATGTGATAGATAAAAATGGAAAAACGAAACTAGAACCTTCCCTCAAGGAAATTGTTGCAAATTATATAAAACAAAGATGGCGACCAGAGCAAAGTGATTCCATCAAGGAGAAGGAGAGGAAGGAACAAGAGCGATGGATTAAATTGTACACTGCCTTGCAGAATGTCCAAGACGTATCAATGGAGGGTATTCAATGTTTTCAAGAGCTTAGATTCCACTGTGCCGCTAGGTATCTTACCCTCCCTCTTGAATACTGTAAATCTCCGGAGTTTAACAGGAGTCGTGCCCTCGCTCCAATGTTTTCTCAATTGGGTGTATTAGATTAG